The Thermus filiformis genome contains a region encoding:
- a CDS encoding MiaB/RimO family radical SAM methylthiotransferase yields the protein MRAAFLSLGCKVNQVEMEALLGFLKALEPRVVPLEEGPELVVINTCAVTTTAEADARKLIRRARRANPEAFVVVTGCYAELSGEALKELGADVVVPNARKAELPGVILERFGLPSDPITTPPNEFWGAGERGLLNSRVRAFLKVQDGCQAGCAYCIIPRLRGKERHRDHRDALAEAEALLRLGVKEIVLTGVRLGSYRGHPRGLAGLVEDLYHLGALVRLSSIEPEDTGEDLLRVIARYAPAVRPHLHLSLQTGSDRLLRLMGRRYDKAYYRTLVQRAYALIPGFALTTDVIAGLPTETEEEHRETLAFLEELRPTRVHAFTYTPRPKTRAASMPQVPPEVRKRRTHELIALAHRLAEERIRPKLGQEVEVLVERTRPDEGGLEALGHTPDYYEVRARGTARPGEVVRVRVEGVEGYVLLGRVEGVKEGVRGPLELPVR from the coding sequence ATGCGCGCCGCCTTCCTGAGCTTGGGGTGCAAGGTGAACCAGGTGGAGATGGAGGCCCTTTTGGGCTTCTTGAAGGCCCTAGAGCCCCGGGTGGTGCCCCTCGAGGAGGGCCCCGAGCTGGTGGTCATCAACACCTGCGCGGTGACCACCACCGCGGAGGCGGACGCCAGGAAGCTCATCCGCCGGGCCCGGCGGGCCAACCCCGAGGCCTTCGTCGTGGTCACCGGGTGTTACGCCGAGCTCTCCGGGGAGGCCCTGAAGGAGCTGGGGGCGGACGTGGTGGTCCCGAACGCCCGCAAGGCCGAGCTGCCCGGGGTCATCCTGGAGCGCTTCGGCCTCCCCTCGGACCCCATCACCACCCCGCCCAACGAGTTCTGGGGCGCGGGGGAGAGGGGGCTTCTCAACAGCCGCGTCCGGGCCTTCCTCAAGGTCCAAGACGGCTGCCAGGCGGGCTGCGCCTACTGCATCATCCCCCGGCTGCGGGGCAAGGAGCGGCACCGCGACCACCGGGACGCCCTGGCCGAGGCCGAGGCCCTCCTCCGGCTGGGGGTCAAGGAGATCGTCCTCACCGGGGTGCGCCTGGGGAGCTACCGGGGCCACCCCCGGGGACTGGCGGGCCTGGTGGAGGATCTCTACCACCTGGGGGCCCTGGTGCGCCTCTCCTCCATAGAGCCCGAGGACACCGGGGAGGACCTCCTCCGGGTCATCGCCCGCTACGCCCCCGCGGTCCGGCCCCACCTCCACCTTTCCCTGCAGACGGGCTCGGACCGGCTCCTCAGGCTCATGGGCCGCCGGTACGACAAGGCCTACTACCGGACCCTGGTCCAGAGGGCCTACGCCCTCATCCCCGGCTTCGCCCTCACCACGGACGTGATCGCCGGCCTGCCCACCGAGACCGAGGAGGAGCACCGGGAGACCCTAGCCTTTTTGGAGGAGCTCCGGCCCACCCGGGTCCACGCCTTCACCTACACCCCCCGGCCCAAGACCCGGGCCGCTTCCATGCCCCAGGTGCCCCCGGAGGTGCGCAAGCGCCGCACCCACGAGCTCATCGCCCTGGCCCACCGCCTGGCGGAGGAGCGGATCCGCCCCAAGCTGGGCCAGGAGGTGGAGGTCCTGGTGGAGCGGACCAGGCCCGACGAGGGGGGCCTCGAGGCCCTCGGCCACACCCCGGACTACTACGAGGTCCGGGCCCGGGGGACGGCCCGGCCGGGGGAGGTGGTCCGGGTCCGGGTGGAGGGGGTGGAGGGGTACGTCCTCCTGGGCCGGGTAGAGGGGGTGAAGGAAGGGGTCAGGGGGCCCCTGGAGCTTCCTGTGCGGTAG
- a CDS encoding histidine triad nucleotide-binding protein — protein MECVFCRIIAGELPSKKVYEDEGFVAFHDIRPRAPVHVLVVPKEHVEKLSDYPDSEEGERRLGALFGRANRVARLLGLSGYKLQVHVGEKGGQEVFHVHVHVMGSPD, from the coding sequence ATGGAGTGCGTCTTCTGCCGCATCATTGCCGGGGAACTCCCCTCCAAAAAGGTCTACGAGGACGAGGGCTTCGTGGCTTTCCACGACATAAGGCCCAGGGCCCCGGTGCACGTCCTGGTGGTGCCCAAGGAGCACGTGGAGAAGCTCTCCGACTACCCCGACTCCGAGGAGGGGGAGCGGAGGCTGGGCGCCCTGTTCGGCCGCGCCAACCGGGTGGCCCGGCTTCTCGGGCTTTCCGGCTACAAGCTCCAGGTGCACGTGGGGGAGAAGGGGGGGCAGGAGGTCTTCCACGTGCACGTGCACGTCATGGGCTCCCCAGACTGA
- a CDS encoding bifunctional nuclease family protein, giving the protein MLAAKIETLGVDPQNGSVVVLLRAGDKLLPIVIGPLEAHHIMVALQGEKPPRPLTPDLLLSVMEMLQARLKRVEITDLKDGTFYARLILEHRGIELEVDARPSDAMALALRAGAPIFVTEEVVEKAGVEEASLQAPGGAEA; this is encoded by the coding sequence ATGCTGGCTGCAAAGATAGAGACCCTGGGGGTGGACCCCCAGAACGGAAGCGTGGTGGTCCTGCTCCGGGCGGGCGACAAGCTCCTGCCCATCGTCATCGGCCCCCTCGAGGCCCACCACATCATGGTCGCCCTCCAGGGGGAAAAGCCCCCCAGGCCCCTCACGCCGGACCTCCTCCTCTCGGTGATGGAGATGCTCCAGGCAAGGCTGAAGCGGGTGGAGATCACCGACCTCAAGGACGGCACCTTCTACGCCCGCCTCATCCTGGAGCACCGGGGGATAGAGCTCGAGGTGGACGCCCGCCCCTCCGACGCCATGGCCCTGGCCCTCCGGGCGGGGGCCCCCATCTTCGTGACGGAGGAGGTGGTGGAGAAGGCGGGGGTGGAGGAGGCAAGCCTCCAAGCCCCCGGAGGGGCGGAGGCCTAG
- a CDS encoding phosphoribosyltransferase family protein, whose amino-acid sequence MRTYPVEIAGVRRELPIVQVGPNVAVALLNLLGDTELTEAAAEALARKLPPGVEVLVTPEVKAVPLAHALSRITGIPYVVARKTEKPYMINPVSRQVLSITTGKPQLLVLDGADVPLIRGRKVAIVDDVVSTGSTLKGLRELIEDVGGEVVAVLAVFTEGTPRQDVVALGHLPLFKPE is encoded by the coding sequence GTGAGAACGTACCCTGTGGAGATCGCGGGCGTGAGGCGGGAGCTCCCCATCGTCCAGGTGGGGCCGAACGTGGCCGTGGCCCTTCTGAACCTGCTGGGGGACACCGAGCTCACCGAGGCGGCCGCCGAGGCCCTGGCCAGAAAGCTTCCCCCAGGGGTGGAGGTCCTGGTCACCCCGGAGGTGAAGGCCGTCCCCCTGGCCCACGCCCTCTCCCGCATCACGGGCATCCCCTACGTGGTGGCCCGGAAGACGGAGAAGCCCTACATGATCAACCCGGTGAGCCGTCAGGTGCTCTCCATCACCACCGGCAAGCCCCAGCTTCTGGTCCTGGACGGGGCGGACGTCCCGCTCATCCGGGGGCGGAAGGTGGCCATCGTGGACGACGTGGTCTCCACGGGGAGCACCCTGAAGGGCCTGCGGGAGCTCATAGAGGACGTGGGAGGGGAGGTGGTGGCGGTCCTCGCCGTCTTCACCGAGGGCACGCCCCGCCAGGACGTCGTGGCCCTCGGCCACCTCCCCCTCTTCAAGCCGGAGTAG
- a CDS encoding type I phosphoribosyltransferase has product METYPITIGGVTRHVPLIEPLPGRRIPLVEFLGDPEFTRAAAEALRPLVPKEAEILFTTETSPIPLTHVLAEALGLPYVVARRRRRPYMEDPIIQEVQTLTLGVGEVLWLDRRFAEKLLNQRVVLVSDVVASGETLKAMEKMVLRAGGHVVARLAVFRQGTPGLAVDTVAELPVL; this is encoded by the coding sequence ATGGAGACCTACCCCATCACCATAGGCGGCGTGACGCGGCACGTGCCCCTTATTGAGCCCCTTCCGGGAAGGCGCATCCCCCTGGTGGAGTTCCTGGGGGACCCGGAGTTCACCCGGGCCGCCGCCGAGGCTTTAAGGCCTTTGGTGCCCAAGGAGGCGGAGATCCTCTTCACCACGGAGACGAGCCCCATCCCCCTCACCCACGTCCTGGCGGAGGCGCTGGGCCTGCCCTACGTGGTGGCCCGGAGGCGCCGCCGCCCCTACATGGAGGACCCCATTATCCAGGAGGTCCAGACCCTGACCCTCGGGGTGGGGGAGGTGCTTTGGCTGGACCGGCGCTTTGCGGAAAAGCTCCTCAACCAGAGGGTGGTCCTGGTCTCCGACGTGGTGGCGAGCGGGGAGACCCTGAAGGCCATGGAGAAGATGGTCCTCCGGGCGGGGGGGCACGTGGTGGCCCGCCTGGCGGTCTTCCGTCAGGGCACGCCCGGCCTCGCCGTGGACACGGTGGCGGAGCTGCCGGTGCTTTGA
- a CDS encoding S-layer homology domain-containing protein, translated as MKRALALLLGTAFVLAFSDLPESNPFFPAVQAVVQRGWMQGYPDGTFKGEVVLNRYQLATALGRVLADLGVAPAPVSFPDIPRGHWALEPLGRAVALGLVSGYPDGTFRGQQELTRAQLAVVLGKLLDRLEAPKGRPLAFTDLPGSHWAAGAAARAVSLGLMSPYPDGGFRPDAPVNRFQLAQALAGLAPWVKGQAAPSQTPSGEAPAPKAGGASVSPAQAVPEAPGKGQGAPSGEAPAPKVEGAPVSPAQPAPEVPEEKLSWSGKWVGNKGGEVYLLGDKLYRVKGSELQEVAQVPEGALAALPPFALVAGGVLDLAKGRKYGPIGASDAPALPAPFGRMEEGHLALDPSGNYLLVVPARPLCDCSSRVVRLALLNTFPVGLYAEHIYLLDAPEARVAGVAWPESRKLYVLEAVAGEGRLYLVDLRGAEDLAFGVWDEPGSDLEAKGGAGVKPVAKTLVAVLPEPGRGLAVQGNELFTAGGEALLRFRLP; from the coding sequence ATGAAGCGAGCGCTTGCGTTGCTTTTGGGCACGGCTTTTGTTTTGGCCTTCAGTGACCTTCCGGAGAGCAACCCCTTTTTTCCCGCGGTGCAGGCGGTGGTCCAGCGGGGGTGGATGCAGGGGTATCCCGACGGGACCTTCAAGGGAGAGGTGGTCCTGAACCGCTACCAGCTGGCCACGGCCCTGGGCCGGGTGCTGGCCGATCTGGGGGTGGCGCCCGCGCCGGTGAGCTTCCCGGACATACCCCGGGGCCACTGGGCCCTCGAGCCCTTGGGCCGGGCCGTGGCCCTGGGGCTGGTCTCGGGGTATCCCGACGGCACCTTCCGGGGCCAGCAGGAGCTTACCCGGGCCCAGCTGGCGGTCGTCTTGGGTAAGCTCTTGGACCGCCTCGAGGCCCCCAAGGGGAGGCCCTTGGCCTTTACGGACCTCCCCGGGAGCCACTGGGCCGCGGGGGCGGCGGCGCGGGCGGTGAGCCTGGGCCTGATGAGCCCTTACCCCGATGGGGGCTTCCGCCCCGATGCCCCTGTGAACCGCTTCCAGCTGGCCCAGGCCCTGGCCGGCCTCGCCCCTTGGGTCAAGGGGCAGGCCGCGCCCTCGCAGACCCCTTCGGGGGAGGCTCCGGCTCCCAAGGCAGGAGGGGCGTCTGTTTCTCCTGCCCAGGCCGTCCCGGAAGCCCCGGGGAAGGGGCAGGGCGCGCCTTCGGGGGAGGCTCCGGCTCCCAAGGTGGAAGGGGCGCCGGTTTCCCCCGCCCAGCCCGCTCCGGAGGTACCGGAGGAGAAGCTCTCCTGGTCGGGGAAGTGGGTGGGCAACAAGGGGGGCGAGGTTTACCTGCTCGGGGACAAGCTTTACCGCGTGAAGGGATCGGAGCTTCAGGAAGTGGCCCAGGTGCCCGAGGGGGCCTTGGCCGCCCTTCCCCCCTTCGCCTTGGTGGCTGGTGGAGTCCTGGACCTCGCCAAGGGGCGCAAGTACGGTCCCATCGGCGCCTCAGATGCCCCGGCCCTGCCCGCTCCCTTCGGCCGGATGGAGGAGGGGCACCTGGCCCTTGACCCCTCCGGAAACTACCTCCTGGTGGTCCCTGCACGCCCCCTTTGCGACTGCTCGAGCCGGGTGGTCCGCCTGGCCCTCTTGAACACCTTCCCCGTTGGCCTTTACGCGGAGCATATCTACCTTCTGGACGCTCCAGAGGCCCGGGTGGCGGGGGTGGCCTGGCCCGAGAGCCGGAAGCTTTACGTGCTGGAGGCGGTGGCTGGGGAGGGCCGGCTCTACCTGGTGGACCTTAGAGGGGCGGAGGACCTGGCGTTTGGCGTCTGGGACGAGCCGGGTTCGGACCTCGAGGCCAAGGGGGGTGCGGGCGTGAAGCCGGTGGCCAAGACCCTGGTGGCGGTCCTGCCCGAGCCCGGGCGCGGGCTGGCCGTTCAGGGCAACGAGCTCTTTACCGCGGGCGGCGAGGCGCTTTTGCGCTTTAGACTCCCCTGA
- a CDS encoding HAD-IA family hydrolase, producing MLRGALLDRDGVLLLPDEDAFYQAAVRMAAHGAGLERALNALARTQREALEAVRLLRVRSLEEEESFWLAQARGLVQALRLPFGPEDLLAAWPYYRFLKPAPGALGLLRALKGRGLKVGVLSNTLPSLRESLAYHGLDRYVDGFFASCSLGVAKPDPRAFLLALEALGLAPEETLYLDDNPENVQVALELGMKAQVHALS from the coding sequence ATGCTCCGGGGTGCCCTCCTGGACCGGGACGGGGTCCTGCTCCTTCCGGACGAAGACGCCTTCTACCAGGCCGCGGTGCGCATGGCCGCCCACGGGGCGGGCCTCGAGCGGGCCCTGAACGCCCTGGCCCGGACCCAGCGGGAGGCCTTGGAGGCGGTGCGCCTGCTCCGCGTGCGGAGCCTGGAGGAGGAGGAATCCTTCTGGCTCGCCCAGGCCCGGGGCCTGGTCCAGGCCCTGCGCCTCCCCTTCGGCCCAGAGGACCTCCTCGCCGCCTGGCCCTACTACCGCTTCCTCAAGCCGGCCCCGGGGGCGCTCGGCCTGCTCAGGGCCCTGAAGGGCCGGGGGCTCAAGGTGGGGGTCCTCTCCAACACCCTGCCCAGCCTACGAGAAAGCCTGGCCTACCACGGCCTGGACCGGTACGTGGACGGCTTCTTCGCCTCCTGCAGCCTGGGGGTGGCCAAGCCCGACCCCCGGGCCTTCCTCCTGGCCCTCGAGGCCCTGGGTCTCGCCCCCGAGGAGACCCTCTACCTGGACGACAACCCGGAGAACGTCCAGGTGGCCCTGGAACTGGGCATGAAGGCCCAGGTCCACGCCCTCAGCTGA
- a CDS encoding 5-formyltetrahydrofolate cyclo-ligase, with the protein MKAELRAWAKAVRKGLDLAGLSQRVASHLARLLEAEGARHVLLYHPLPHELDPRPLVDLYPVRYYLPKVAGEGLSVHPWEGPLAPGPFGLLEPTSPPVDPGVLDLVVVPGLAFDRTGRRLGHGKGYYDRFLKDLPPRVLTVGLVPRALVLEALPEDPWDVRVRCLVTEEGVWCT; encoded by the coding sequence ATGAAGGCCGAGCTGCGGGCCTGGGCCAAGGCGGTGCGGAAGGGGCTGGACCTGGCCGGCCTCTCGCAAAGGGTGGCCAGCCACCTGGCCCGCCTCCTGGAGGCGGAGGGAGCCCGCCACGTCCTCCTCTACCACCCCCTGCCCCACGAGCTGGACCCCCGGCCCCTGGTGGACCTCTACCCCGTCCGCTACTACCTGCCCAAGGTGGCAGGGGAGGGGCTTTCCGTCCACCCCTGGGAGGGCCCCCTGGCCCCGGGGCCTTTCGGCCTCCTCGAGCCCACCTCCCCCCCCGTAGACCCCGGGGTGCTGGACCTGGTGGTGGTCCCCGGCCTGGCCTTTGACCGAACGGGGCGGCGGCTCGGCCACGGGAAGGGGTACTACGACCGGTTCCTGAAGGACCTCCCCCCCCGGGTCCTCACCGTGGGCCTGGTCCCCCGGGCCCTGGTCCTGGAGGCGCTTCCCGAGGACCCATGGGACGTGCGGGTCCGGTGCCTGGTCACGGAGGAGGGGGTTTGGTGCACGTGA
- a CDS encoding FmdB family zinc ribbon protein, protein MPVYVYKGLETGSYYEFEQGFHDEPLKAHPETGEPLKRVITPPAIIFKGLGWHVKDYAKSSSAKEGSDKGEGKGKEE, encoded by the coding sequence ATGCCGGTGTACGTCTACAAGGGCTTGGAGACGGGCAGCTACTACGAGTTTGAGCAGGGCTTCCACGACGAGCCCCTGAAGGCCCACCCCGAGACCGGGGAGCCCCTCAAGCGGGTCATCACCCCCCCGGCCATCATCTTCAAGGGCTTGGGGTGGCACGTGAAGGACTACGCCAAGTCCTCGAGCGCCAAGGAGGGCTCGGACAAGGGCGAGGGTAAGGGTAAGGAGGAGTAA
- a CDS encoding prohibitin family protein: MIGLLGVALALVGLALLFLPQPRRQGGLLIGAGLLLVLLANSFVVVPAGHVGVVFNVFRGVQDRPLGEGVHLVIPGLQSVVLYDARVKEVTLSAPHEGERKADTSIRARSKEGLEIGVDVTVQYRVRAQEAPRLHKDVGPGYLETLIIPQIRSKVRDAVGQYNAAELISTERTSLELFVTEALEKALAERSIELVSVLLREIRIPESVAKVIEEKQTAEQQVQIEMNRRKQAEIAAQRKVIEAQGERDAAILRAEGEARAIELKGKALKANPEVVQMTFAEKLAPGVQTIFVPSTGNFLLDLRKAPEGR, encoded by the coding sequence ATGATCGGCCTTCTGGGCGTGGCCTTGGCCCTGGTGGGCCTGGCCCTTCTCTTCCTTCCCCAGCCCAGGCGGCAGGGGGGTCTTCTCATCGGCGCGGGCCTCCTCCTCGTCCTTCTGGCCAACAGCTTCGTGGTGGTCCCCGCTGGGCACGTGGGCGTGGTTTTCAACGTCTTCAGAGGGGTCCAGGACCGGCCTTTGGGCGAGGGGGTCCACCTGGTGATCCCCGGCCTCCAGAGCGTGGTCCTTTACGATGCCCGGGTCAAGGAGGTCACCCTTTCCGCTCCCCACGAGGGGGAGCGCAAGGCGGACACCTCCATCCGGGCCCGGAGCAAGGAGGGCCTGGAGATCGGGGTGGACGTGACGGTCCAGTACCGCGTCCGGGCCCAGGAGGCCCCCAGGCTTCACAAGGACGTGGGGCCAGGCTACCTGGAGACCCTGATCATCCCCCAGATCCGGAGCAAGGTCCGGGACGCGGTGGGCCAGTACAACGCCGCCGAGCTCATCAGCACGGAGAGGACCTCCCTCGAGCTCTTCGTGACCGAGGCCCTGGAGAAGGCGCTTGCCGAGCGGTCCATAGAGCTGGTCTCCGTCCTCTTGCGGGAGATCCGCATCCCGGAGAGCGTGGCCAAGGTCATAGAGGAGAAGCAGACCGCGGAGCAGCAGGTCCAGATAGAGATGAACCGCCGCAAGCAGGCGGAGATCGCCGCCCAGCGCAAGGTGATCGAGGCCCAGGGGGAGCGGGACGCGGCCATCCTGCGCGCCGAGGGGGAGGCCAGGGCCATAGAGCTGAAGGGGAAGGCGCTCAAGGCCAACCCCGAGGTGGTCCAGATGACCTTCGCCGAGAAGCTCGCCCCCGGGGTCCAGACCATCTTCGTCCCCAGCACGGGGAACTTCCTCCTGGACCTGCGGAAGGCGCCCGAGGGCCGCTGA
- a CDS encoding DUF192 domain-containing protein: MFRLVSLALLLFLFVLSFLGYLLTGLRLREPPPPKDAVVQTAHGNLPLKVRLARTPGEWALGLGLRQASGYQGLLYLFPEATDRPFSTEGYRFGVSLALLDREGRILEIVDLEPGTTYAPHTAYRGILEMPQGWFQKQGVRPGDRVYY, from the coding sequence ATGTTCCGCCTGGTCAGCCTGGCCCTCCTCCTCTTCCTCTTCGTCCTCTCCTTCCTGGGCTACCTCCTGACCGGGCTCCGCCTAAGGGAGCCCCCGCCCCCCAAGGACGCGGTGGTCCAGACCGCCCACGGGAACCTGCCCCTCAAGGTCCGGCTGGCCCGGACCCCCGGGGAGTGGGCCCTGGGCCTGGGCCTGCGCCAGGCTTCGGGGTACCAGGGCCTCCTCTACCTCTTCCCCGAGGCCACGGACCGGCCCTTCTCCACGGAGGGGTACCGGTTCGGGGTCAGCCTGGCCCTCCTGGACCGGGAGGGGCGGATCCTGGAGATCGTGGACCTCGAGCCCGGAACCACCTACGCCCCCCACACCGCCTACCGGGGGATCCTGGAAATGCCCCAGGGCTGGTTCCAAAAGCAAGGCGTCCGGCCTGGGGACCGGGTCTACTACTGA
- a CDS encoding DUF192 domain-containing protein, protein MRPLTLLVLLALALAQGLTFPRSTLYVEGNGQRHTLKVEVADTPERQAQGLMFRTHLGEDEGMVFLFSAPTAGGFWMKNTLIPLSIAFFDRQGVVLRILDMAPCKKDPCPVYYPGVVYQGALEVNQGWFARRGLKEGARVGGPALSLWPR, encoded by the coding sequence ATGCGGCCCCTGACCCTTCTGGTCCTCCTCGCCTTGGCCCTGGCCCAGGGCCTGACCTTTCCCCGAAGCACCCTCTACGTGGAGGGAAACGGACAGCGCCACACCCTCAAGGTGGAGGTGGCGGACACCCCCGAGCGGCAGGCCCAGGGCCTGATGTTCCGGACCCATCTGGGGGAGGACGAGGGGATGGTCTTCCTCTTCAGCGCCCCCACCGCCGGGGGGTTCTGGATGAAGAACACCCTCATCCCCCTCTCCATCGCCTTCTTTGACCGCCAGGGGGTCGTGCTCCGCATCCTGGACATGGCCCCCTGCAAGAAGGACCCCTGCCCCGTCTACTACCCCGGGGTGGTGTACCAGGGGGCGCTGGAGGTGAACCAGGGCTGGTTCGCCCGCCGGGGCCTGAAGGAAGGGGCGCGGGTGGGGGGGCCCGCCCTCTCCCTCTGGCCCAGGTGA